In a single window of the Deinococcus aetherius genome:
- the map gene encoding type I methionyl aminopeptidase, with protein MSRVALKSAREIEAMRRAGALVAETFRLLDPYVKPGATLADLDRIAEEHIRRAGAVPAYLGYGPRDNPFPATICASVNEVICHGIPGDRALKEGDIVGVDIGVLLDGVYGDACYTYTVGRVSPEVQGLVDTTRQCLAAGLEVVRPGNRTGDIGHAVQSLAESRGYGVVKEYTGHGIGKRLHEEPTIYHWGARYTGLKFQPGMVFTIEPMINLGTPDTRLMPDGWTVITADKLPSAQFEHTVVVTPRGHEILTL; from the coding sequence ATGAGCCGCGTCGCCCTCAAATCCGCCCGCGAGATCGAAGCCATGCGCCGCGCGGGGGCGCTCGTGGCCGAGACCTTCCGTCTGCTCGACCCTTACGTCAAACCCGGCGCCACCCTCGCCGACCTCGACCGCATCGCGGAAGAGCACATCCGCCGGGCTGGCGCCGTCCCCGCCTACCTGGGCTACGGCCCGCGCGACAACCCCTTCCCCGCCACCATCTGCGCCTCGGTCAACGAGGTGATCTGCCACGGTATCCCCGGTGACCGGGCACTCAAGGAGGGCGACATCGTCGGCGTGGACATCGGCGTGCTGCTCGACGGCGTGTACGGCGACGCCTGCTACACGTACACGGTGGGCAGGGTCTCGCCCGAGGTGCAGGGGCTGGTGGACACCACCCGCCAGTGCCTCGCGGCGGGGCTGGAGGTTGTGAGGCCCGGCAACCGCACGGGCGACATCGGGCACGCCGTCCAGTCCCTCGCCGAGTCGCGCGGCTACGGCGTGGTCAAGGAGTACACCGGCCACGGCATCGGCAAGCGGCTGCACGAGGAACCGACCATCTACCACTGGGGCGCCCGTTACACCGGCCTCAAGTTCCAGCCGGGCATGGTCTTCACCATCGAGCCCATGATCAACCTCGGCACGCCGGACACGAGGTTGATGCCCGACGGCTGGACGGTCATCACCGCCGACAAGCTGCCCAGCGCCCAGTTCGAGCACACGGTCGTCGTGACCCCCAGGGGGCACGAAATTCTGACGCTGTGA
- a CDS encoding MDR family MFS transporter, with product MTAPTPPALSPAQQQARRLATTGLVMGVFLAALEASVVAAAMPSVIADLGGQRLYALPFAVYLLTSTVSSPLWGRASDVVGRRRLYLAGVVMFLLGSALCGLAQNMQWLVAARALQGLGAGAVLPLTLTIIGETYSLAERGRVQAFISGVWGVSGLVGPLLGGWLTDALSWRWTFYASLPFGLAALLIAWRHLRETGNPRPARLDWTGAVLFTSGSGLTVWGLEGRLWGMVGLGLLVLAAAVWMERRHPDPLLPMRSLRERVPRVAFAGNLLGGGAYFGVIAYLPLYAQGVGGGGATGAGAILTPMLVGWTLSSIWSARLLTRVPLARLSQLGFAVLTVMFAALTFAVHSPLWVTSALGFVVGMGMGFAMLSLLLSAQERATRGELGAVTSGVLFARQMGGALGVAVMALLIGPAAIEAGGVALAEGLGRAYLLALGLVAAGLVLSLTLPRGGVRKAGEGAPQPQPEASSH from the coding sequence ATGACTGCCCCGACTCCCCCTGCCCTGTCCCCCGCCCAGCAGCAGGCGCGGCGGCTCGCCACGACCGGCCTCGTCATGGGCGTCTTTCTCGCGGCGCTGGAGGCGAGCGTGGTGGCGGCGGCGATGCCGAGCGTGATAGCCGACCTCGGCGGCCAGCGGCTCTACGCCCTGCCCTTCGCGGTGTATCTGCTGACGAGCACGGTGAGCAGCCCGCTGTGGGGCCGCGCGTCCGACGTGGTGGGGCGCAGGCGGCTGTACCTGGCGGGCGTGGTGATGTTCTTGCTGGGCAGCGCCCTGTGCGGCCTCGCGCAGAACATGCAGTGGCTCGTCGCGGCGCGGGCCCTTCAGGGCCTGGGGGCGGGGGCGGTGCTGCCCCTCACGCTCACCATCATCGGGGAGACGTACTCGCTTGCCGAGCGCGGGCGCGTGCAGGCCTTCATCAGCGGCGTGTGGGGGGTCTCCGGGCTCGTCGGGCCGCTCCTCGGCGGGTGGCTGACGGACGCCCTCTCGTGGCGCTGGACCTTCTACGCCTCGCTGCCCTTCGGGCTCGCCGCCCTGCTGATCGCGTGGCGGCACCTGCGGGAGACGGGCAACCCGCGCCCCGCCCGGCTCGACTGGACCGGCGCCGTGCTGTTCACGTCGGGGAGCGGACTGACCGTCTGGGGGCTGGAGGGGCGGCTGTGGGGGATGGTCGGGCTCGGTCTGCTCGTCCTCGCCGCCGCCGTGTGGATGGAGCGCCGTCACCCCGATCCCCTGCTCCCGATGCGGTCGCTGCGCGAGCGGGTGCCGCGCGTGGCCTTCGCGGGGAACCTGCTGGGCGGCGGGGCGTACTTCGGGGTCATCGCCTACCTGCCGCTCTACGCGCAGGGCGTCGGCGGGGGCGGGGCGACCGGGGCGGGGGCGATCCTGACGCCCATGCTCGTGGGCTGGACGCTGAGTTCGATCTGGAGCGCGCGGCTGCTGACCCGGGTGCCCCTCGCCCGCCTCTCGCAACTGGGCTTCGCGGTGCTCACGGTGATGTTCGCGGCCCTGACTTTCGCGGTCCACTCGCCGCTGTGGGTCACGTCCGCCCTGGGCTTCGTGGTGGGGATGGGGATGGGCTTCGCCATGCTCAGTCTGCTCCTTTCCGCTCAGGAGCGGGCCACCCGGGGCGAGCTGGGGGCGGTGACGAGCGGCGTGCTCTTCGCCCGGCAGATGGGCGGCGCGCTTGGGGTGGCGGTCATGGCCCTGTTGATCGGCCCCGCCGCCATCGAGGCCGGGGGCGTGGCGCTGGCCGAGGGGCTGGGGCGGGCGTACCTCCTCGCGCTGGGGTTGGTGGCGGCCGGGCTGGTGCTGAGCCTGACGCTGCCGAGGGGCGGGGTCAGAAAGGCGGGTGAGGGCGCACCCCAGCCGCAGCCGGAGGCGTCCTCACACTGA
- a CDS encoding helix-turn-helix domain-containing protein has translation MNKHMGSSFDDFLAEEGLLADVEVVALKRVIAFQLEQEMKRSGLTKTELASRMETSRSAVDRLLDPENHAVTLRTLERAAGVLGKRLRLELV, from the coding sequence GTGAATAAGCACATGGGGAGCAGCTTCGATGACTTCCTGGCGGAAGAGGGCCTGCTGGCTGACGTTGAAGTTGTGGCACTGAAGCGCGTTATTGCGTTTCAACTTGAACAGGAGATGAAGCGCAGCGGCTTGACGAAAACCGAACTGGCTTCCCGCATGGAGACCAGCCGCTCGGCGGTAGATCGTCTGCTGGACCCGGAAAATCATGCCGTGACCCTGCGGACCCTGGAACGCGCGGCGGGTGTGCTGGGCAAGCGGCTGAGGCTCGAATTGGTTTGA
- a CDS encoding type II toxin-antitoxin system RelE/ParE family toxin → MTLSPEPETPQPILEVRFFRTTVGNEPVREWLKSLTREDRKSIGEDIKTAQFGWPIGMPLIRKLEKGLWEVRTTLEDGIARIIFTVVGNRMILLHGFVKKSQKTPKNDLETARKRLGQVEANGNEE, encoded by the coding sequence GTGACACTCTCGCCCGAACCCGAGACGCCCCAGCCCATCCTTGAGGTTCGGTTCTTCCGCACCACCGTGGGCAATGAGCCCGTTCGGGAATGGCTGAAGTCCTTGACTCGGGAAGACCGCAAGAGCATTGGGGAGGATATCAAGACGGCTCAGTTCGGCTGGCCCATCGGAATGCCCCTGATCCGCAAGTTGGAAAAGGGACTTTGGGAAGTCCGTACCACGCTGGAAGACGGGATCGCTCGCATCATCTTCACGGTCGTTGGCAACCGCATGATCCTGCTTCACGGTTTCGTCAAGAAATCCCAGAAGACCCCGAAGAATGATCTTGAAACCGCTCGGAAGCGTCTAGGCCAGGTGGAGGCGAATGGAAATGAGGAATGA
- a CDS encoding tyrosine-type recombinase/integrase — MSAIDSADLPCTLHALARAAEVPRIWIHDLRHTHASLLAFRGVAPKVIADRLGHTNVGFTMQVYTHLYDEQRREAAPCLAELIQHSRAG; from the coding sequence TTGTCTGCGATTGACTCCGCCGACCTGCCCTGCACCCTTCACGCCCTCGCTAGAGCCGCCGAGGTGCCCCGTATCTGGATACACGACCTCCGCCATACCCACGCCAGTCTCCTGGCTTTTCGGGGAGTAGCACCGAAGGTCATCGCGGATCGGTTGGGGCACACGAACGTGGGGTTCACCATGCAGGTGTACACGCACCTGTATGACGAGCAGCGCCGGGAGGCCGCGCCCTGCCTGGCGGAACTGATCCAGCACAGTAGGGCGGGCTGA
- the recQ gene encoding DNA helicase RecQ: MTAAPASSNSTATDQRALTVLKSVWGYDAFRGVQADIVRTVSEGGNALVLMPTGGGKSLCYQVPSLLRPGVGIVVSPLIALMKDQVDALRQVGVRAAFLNSTLQAEGVREVEAALVAGDLDLLYVAPERLLLDRTLDLLARSPVALFAIDEAHCVSQWGHDFRPEYGQLGVLPQRFPHLPRVALTATADERTREDILRVLGLHGAPQFVSSFDRPNIQYRVANKEGPKTQLLDFIQAEHTGDAGIVYCLSRKSVEETAKWLQAQGVDALPYHAGLSPRERNLAQDRFLNEEGMVVVATVAFGMGIDKPNVRFVAHLDLPKSMEGYYQETGRAGRDGLPSTAWMVYGLTDVVNVKRMLDQSLAPPEVKRVEAAKLDALLTYCEAATCRRQVLLSYFGETLEAPCGNCDVCLQPPRVRDATREAQMALSAAVRTGNRFGAAHLTDVLLGRETDKVRAMGHHALPTFGVGREHDEKTWRGLLRQLVSLGYLTAGEHHGLSSTPKARALLRGEATLMLREETLVPKPARRERDRSARKGGAPVDAQDRPLFEALRQWRLTKAREQGVPPYVIFADSTLKTIAELRPGSLNTLGSVSGVGARKLEAYGAEVLEVVRGQVGSRQPSVVSRQPTSAERGTADNVAVLGLLRGGGQVSPSPRTATPEREVRPTALFSPGVTDEPHAATRPQPEPRPAPLPAPTPQATSDTPPAPPNPEVAGTLRELRRELSRETGHSAFVIFPNATLEALAVRQPRTLAELRGVPGLGEKRIEAYGERIVDAVLTALDG, translated from the coding sequence ATGACCGCTGCCCCCGCCTCCTCGAACAGCACGGCCACCGACCAGCGCGCCCTCACCGTCCTGAAAAGCGTCTGGGGTTACGACGCCTTCCGGGGCGTGCAGGCCGACATCGTGCGCACGGTGTCGGAAGGGGGCAACGCGCTCGTCCTGATGCCGACGGGTGGCGGCAAGAGCCTGTGCTATCAGGTGCCCTCGCTGCTCCGTCCCGGCGTGGGGATCGTCGTCTCGCCGCTGATCGCGCTGATGAAGGATCAGGTGGACGCGCTGCGGCAGGTGGGCGTGCGGGCGGCCTTCCTCAACTCCACCCTTCAGGCGGAGGGGGTGCGGGAGGTGGAGGCGGCTCTGGTCGCCGGGGACCTCGACCTGCTGTACGTCGCGCCCGAGCGGCTGCTGCTCGACCGCACCCTCGACCTGCTGGCCCGCTCCCCCGTCGCCCTCTTCGCCATCGACGAGGCCCACTGCGTCTCCCAGTGGGGGCACGACTTCCGGCCCGAGTACGGGCAACTCGGCGTGCTGCCGCAGCGTTTCCCCCACCTCCCGCGCGTGGCCCTCACCGCCACCGCCGACGAGCGCACCCGGGAGGACATCCTGCGGGTGCTCGGTCTGCACGGGGCGCCGCAGTTCGTCTCCTCCTTCGACCGCCCGAATATCCAGTACCGGGTGGCGAACAAGGAGGGGCCCAAGACCCAGCTTCTCGACTTCATCCAGGCCGAACATACAGGCGACGCGGGCATAGTGTACTGCCTCTCGCGCAAGTCGGTGGAGGAGACCGCCAAGTGGCTCCAGGCGCAGGGGGTGGACGCGCTGCCGTACCACGCGGGCCTCTCGCCGCGCGAGCGCAATCTGGCCCAGGACCGCTTTCTCAACGAGGAGGGGATGGTCGTCGTCGCCACGGTCGCCTTCGGGATGGGCATCGACAAGCCCAACGTGCGCTTCGTGGCCCACCTCGACCTGCCCAAGAGCATGGAGGGCTACTACCAGGAGACGGGCCGCGCCGGGCGCGACGGCCTGCCGAGCACCGCCTGGATGGTCTACGGCCTGACCGACGTGGTGAACGTCAAGCGGATGCTCGACCAGAGCCTCGCGCCCCCCGAGGTCAAGCGGGTGGAGGCCGCCAAGCTCGACGCCCTGCTGACCTACTGCGAGGCCGCGACCTGCCGCCGCCAGGTGCTCCTCTCGTACTTCGGGGAGACGCTGGAGGCTCCGTGCGGAAATTGTGACGTGTGCCTTCAGCCCCCCCGCGTCCGCGACGCCACCCGCGAGGCGCAGATGGCCCTCTCGGCGGCGGTGCGGACCGGGAACCGCTTCGGCGCGGCGCACCTCACCGACGTGCTGCTGGGCCGCGAAACCGACAAGGTGCGCGCGATGGGCCACCACGCCCTCCCCACCTTCGGGGTCGGGCGTGAGCATGACGAGAAGACGTGGCGCGGCCTGTTGCGGCAACTCGTCAGCCTCGGCTACCTCACGGCGGGCGAGCACCACGGCCTGAGCAGCACGCCCAAGGCCCGCGCGCTCCTGCGGGGCGAGGCGACCCTGATGCTCCGGGAGGAAACCCTTGTCCCCAAGCCCGCCCGCCGTGAGCGCGACCGCTCCGCCCGTAAGGGAGGCGCCCCGGTGGACGCCCAGGACCGCCCCCTCTTCGAGGCCCTGCGGCAGTGGCGGCTGACGAAGGCGCGAGAGCAGGGCGTTCCCCCTTACGTGATCTTCGCCGACTCGACCCTGAAGACCATCGCCGAACTGCGCCCGGGCAGCCTCAACACCCTGGGCAGCGTGAGCGGCGTGGGCGCCCGCAAGCTGGAGGCCTACGGGGCGGAGGTGCTGGAGGTGGTGCGGGGGCAGGTGGGGAGCCGTCAGCCGTCAGTGGTCAGCCGTCAGCCCACCAGTGCCGAGCGGGGGACGGCGGACAATGTCGCGGTGCTAGGTCTCCTGCGGGGAGGTGGTCAGGTCAGCCCCTCGCCCAGGACGGCGACCCCAGAGCGGGAAGTCCGGCCCACCGCGCTCTTCTCTCCGGGCGTCACAGACGAGCCCCACGCGGCCACCCGGCCCCAGCCCGAACCCCGCCCCGCTCCTCTCCCGGCCCCCACTCCACAAGCCACGAGCGACACGCCACCCGCTCCCCCCAACCCCGAGGTCGCTGGGACCCTGCGTGAACTGCGCCGCGAACTCTCCCGCGAGACGGGGCACAGCGCCTTTGTGATCTTCCCGAACGCGACCCTGGAGGCCCTGGCCGTGAGACAGCCCCGCACCCTCGCCGAGTTGCGCGGGGTGCCCGGCCTGGGCGAAAAGCGCATCGAGGCGTACGGCGAGCGCATCGTGGACGCGGTGCTCACGGCGCTGGACGGGTAG